One Deltaproteobacteria bacterium genomic region harbors:
- a CDS encoding argininosuccinate synthase produces the protein MAAPVRRIVLAYSGGLDTSVILRWLVERHQAEVVAFCADLGQAEELGGLEEKARRTGATKTIVEDLREEFVRDFVLPMFRAGAIYENQYLLGTSIARPLIARRQIEIARQERADAVAHGATGKGNDQVRFELAYAALAPELTVIAPWREWDMKGRADLIAYAERHRIPITTTAEKPYSSDRNLLHVSYEGGLLEDPWRAPYEDMFQLTVAPERAAERAEEIEVELEAGVPVAVNGERLGPAALLARLNALAGPHGVGRVDVVENRYVGLKSRGVYETPGGTVLRAAFQAVESLTLDREVLHLRDALAPRYAEMVYYGYWFAPERVMLQAAIDEAARAVTGTARLRLYRGSVCVVGRKAPRSLYDPKLVSFDDAGGYRQEDAGGFIRLSGLRLRIKALVERNAR, from the coding sequence ATGGCCGCCCCGGTGCGCCGCATCGTCCTCGCCTATTCGGGCGGGCTCGACACCTCGGTCATCCTGCGCTGGCTCGTCGAGCGCCACCAGGCGGAGGTGGTGGCCTTCTGCGCCGACCTGGGCCAGGCCGAGGAGCTCGGCGGCCTGGAGGAGAAGGCGCGCCGCACCGGCGCCACGAAGACGATCGTCGAGGACCTGCGCGAGGAGTTCGTGCGTGACTTCGTCCTGCCGATGTTCCGCGCCGGCGCGATCTACGAGAACCAGTACCTCCTCGGCACCTCGATCGCCCGCCCGCTGATCGCCAGGCGGCAGATCGAGATCGCGCGCCAGGAGCGCGCCGACGCGGTCGCGCACGGGGCGACGGGCAAGGGCAACGACCAGGTGCGCTTCGAGCTCGCCTACGCCGCGCTCGCGCCCGAGCTGACCGTGATCGCGCCCTGGCGCGAGTGGGACATGAAAGGCCGCGCGGACCTGATCGCCTACGCCGAGCGGCACCGCATCCCGATCACGACGACGGCGGAGAAGCCCTACTCGAGCGACCGGAACCTCCTCCACGTGAGCTACGAGGGCGGCCTCCTCGAAGACCCGTGGCGGGCGCCCTACGAGGACATGTTCCAGCTCACCGTCGCGCCCGAGCGCGCAGCGGAGCGGGCCGAGGAGATCGAGGTCGAGCTCGAGGCGGGCGTGCCCGTGGCGGTGAACGGCGAGCGGCTCGGGCCGGCGGCCCTGCTCGCGCGCCTGAACGCGCTCGCCGGCCCCCACGGCGTCGGGCGCGTCGACGTGGTCGAGAACCGCTACGTCGGGCTCAAGTCGCGCGGGGTGTACGAGACGCCCGGCGGCACCGTGCTGCGCGCGGCCTTCCAGGCCGTCGAATCATTGACCCTCGACCGAGAAGTCCTGCACCTCCGCGATGCGCTCGCCCCGCGCTACGCCGAGATGGTCTACTACGGCTACTGGTTCGCCCCCGAGCGCGTGATGCTGCAGGCTGCGATCGACGAGGCCGCGCGCGCGGTGACCGGGACGGCGCGGCTCCGCCTCTACCGTGGCAGCGTGTGCGTCGTCGGGCGGAAGGCGCCGCGCTCGCTCTACGACCCGAAGCTCGTGAGCTTCGACGACGCGGGCGGCTACCGCCAGGAGGATGCGGGCGGGTTCATCCGCCTCTCGGGGCTGCGCCTCCGCATCAAGGCGCTCGTCGAGCGCAACGCGAGATGA
- the argF gene encoding ornithine carbamoyltransferase has protein sequence MKRDVLRIADLATGEIEAILALAGRLKADLRDGKPHPLLAGRTLAMIFEKPSLRTRVTFEVGMVQLGGAAIHLAPGDIRLGERESARDIARNLERWVDLVMARTFLHQSVVDLAAGARVPVINGLSDLHHPCQVLSDCFTLLERRGRLAGLRVAFIGDGNNMVHSWMDAAARLGFDFVLACPAGYEPDPRIVAEAGPHATVTHEVESAARGADVVYTDVWTSMGQEAQAKARRHAFRPYQVNERVVALAGPRALVMHCLPAHRGEEITDAVLDGPQSVVLDQAENRLHVQKAIMCWLVGAG, from the coding sequence ATGAAGCGAGACGTCCTGCGCATCGCCGACCTCGCCACCGGGGAGATCGAGGCGATCCTCGCCCTCGCCGGGCGTCTGAAGGCCGATCTGCGCGACGGGAAGCCGCATCCGCTGCTCGCGGGACGGACGCTCGCCATGATCTTCGAGAAACCGAGCCTGCGCACGCGCGTCACCTTCGAGGTCGGCATGGTGCAGCTGGGCGGCGCCGCCATCCATCTCGCGCCCGGCGACATCCGCCTCGGCGAGCGCGAGTCGGCGCGCGACATCGCCCGGAACCTCGAACGGTGGGTCGACCTCGTCATGGCGCGCACGTTCCTCCACCAGAGCGTGGTCGACCTCGCGGCCGGCGCGCGCGTGCCGGTCATCAACGGCCTCTCCGACCTGCACCATCCCTGCCAGGTCCTCTCCGACTGCTTCACGCTCCTCGAGCGCCGTGGCCGGCTGGCCGGCCTGCGCGTCGCCTTCATCGGCGACGGCAACAACATGGTCCACTCGTGGATGGACGCCGCCGCGCGCCTGGGCTTCGACTTCGTTCTCGCCTGCCCGGCCGGCTACGAGCCCGACCCGAGGATCGTCGCCGAAGCCGGGCCGCACGCGACCGTCACGCACGAAGTGGAGAGCGCGGCGCGGGGCGCCGACGTGGTCTACACCGACGTGTGGACGAGCATGGGCCAGGAGGCCCAGGCGAAGGCCCGGCGCCACGCCTTCCGCCCCTACCAGGTGAACGAACGCGTGGTCGCGCTCGCCGGCCCGCGCGCGCTCGTCATGCACTGCCTCCCCGCCCACCGCGGCGAGGAGATCACCGACGCCGTCCTCGACGGCCCGCAGTCGGTGGTCCTCGACCAGGCCGAGAACCGCCTCCACGTCCAGAAGGCGATCATGTGCTGGCTCGTCGGCGCCGGCTGA
- a CDS encoding acetylornithine transaminase — protein sequence MTNAEVIALSAAHEVGVYARQPVAFVRGRGAELWDADGKRYLDFFAGLAVNNLGHCHPAVVEAVTAQAATLLHASNVYHTLPASELCALLCRHSFAERVFLSNSGAEANEAAMKLARRWGSEQGGGRFEILATTGSFHGRTFATLTATGQEKYHTGFLPLLPGIRLVPYDDLAAMEAAVRDETVAIMVEPIQGEGGVVVPAPGYLAGLRALADRRNVLLILDEIQCGLGRTGRLFAHEHAGITPDIVTLAKALGGGLPIGATCTTERVAAAFTPGAHGSTFGGNPVACAAAIAALRALAEPELLEHVRRVGQHFRSRLEALVGRHGVREVRGMGLMLGTVLDRPGAPVVDRCREAGLLINCTAERVLRFLPPLIVTRAQVDDGLAILERALAARA from the coding sequence CTGACCAACGCCGAGGTGATCGCGCTGAGCGCCGCGCACGAGGTGGGCGTGTACGCGCGCCAGCCGGTCGCCTTCGTGCGCGGGCGCGGCGCGGAGCTGTGGGACGCGGACGGCAAGCGCTACCTCGACTTCTTCGCCGGCCTCGCGGTGAACAACCTGGGCCACTGCCATCCCGCGGTGGTGGAGGCGGTCACGGCGCAGGCGGCGACGCTGCTCCACGCCTCCAACGTCTACCACACGCTCCCCGCGAGCGAGCTGTGCGCGCTCCTCTGCCGGCACTCGTTCGCCGAGCGCGTCTTCCTCTCGAACAGCGGCGCCGAGGCGAACGAGGCCGCGATGAAGCTCGCGCGGCGCTGGGGCTCCGAGCAGGGCGGCGGCCGCTTCGAGATCCTGGCCACCACCGGCTCCTTCCACGGGCGCACCTTCGCGACCCTCACCGCGACCGGCCAGGAGAAGTACCACACGGGCTTCCTCCCCCTCCTGCCCGGCATCCGCCTCGTCCCCTACGACGACCTCGCCGCCATGGAGGCCGCCGTGCGCGATGAGACGGTCGCCATCATGGTCGAGCCGATCCAGGGCGAGGGAGGCGTCGTCGTGCCGGCGCCCGGCTACCTGGCGGGGCTGCGCGCGCTCGCCGACCGCCGGAACGTGCTCTTGATCCTCGACGAGATCCAGTGCGGCCTCGGGCGCACGGGGCGGCTGTTCGCACACGAGCACGCCGGCATCACGCCCGACATCGTGACGCTCGCCAAGGCGCTCGGCGGCGGGCTGCCGATCGGCGCCACGTGCACGACGGAGCGCGTCGCCGCCGCCTTCACGCCCGGCGCGCACGGCTCGACCTTCGGCGGGAACCCGGTCGCGTGCGCGGCCGCGATCGCGGCGCTCCGGGCGCTCGCCGAGCCGGAGCTCCTCGAGCACGTGCGCAGGGTCGGGCAGCACTTCCGGAGCCGCCTCGAGGCGCTCGTCGGGCGGCACGGCGTCCGGGAGGTGCGCGGCATGGGGCTCATGCTGGGCACCGTCCTCGACCGGCCCGGCGCGCCGGTCGTGGACCGCTGCCGCGAGGCCGGGCTCCTCATCAACTGCACGGCGGAGCGCGTGCTCCGCTTCCTGCCGCCGCTCATCGTCACGCGTGCGCAGGTCGACGACGGCTTAGCGATCCTCGAGCGGGCGCTCGCCGCGCGAGCGTGA
- the argB gene encoding acetylglutamate kinase — MTPVEKADVLLEALPYIRRFAGKLLVIKYGGHAMEDEELKDSFAQDVALLKYVGMNPMVVHGGGPQIDMALQKAGIEPRFVRGLRVTDAATMDIVEMVLVGKINKEIVALLNRHGGNAVGLSGKDGELLVARKHRSGDLGRVGEVVGVNARVIEALQGFIPVIAPVAADADGVTYNINADVVAGKVAEALRAEKLILLTDVEGVKSRDGALIDTLPADAAGDMIRDGTIAGGMIPKVECCLEAIRGGVKQAHVIDGRVRHAVLLEVLTSRGVGTEILPRTARRSRGRAASA, encoded by the coding sequence ATGACTCCGGTCGAGAAGGCCGACGTCCTCCTCGAGGCCCTGCCCTACATCCGCCGCTTCGCGGGCAAGCTGCTGGTCATCAAGTACGGCGGCCACGCGATGGAGGACGAGGAGCTGAAGGACTCCTTCGCGCAGGACGTCGCCCTTCTCAAATATGTCGGCATGAACCCCATGGTCGTGCACGGGGGTGGGCCGCAGATCGACATGGCGCTCCAGAAGGCCGGCATCGAGCCGCGTTTCGTGCGTGGGCTCCGGGTGACGGACGCGGCCACCATGGACATCGTCGAGATGGTGCTGGTCGGCAAGATCAACAAGGAGATCGTGGCGCTCTTGAACCGCCACGGCGGCAACGCGGTCGGGCTCTCGGGGAAGGACGGCGAGCTGCTGGTGGCGCGCAAGCACCGGAGCGGCGACCTGGGCCGGGTCGGCGAGGTGGTAGGAGTGAACGCGCGCGTCATCGAGGCGCTCCAGGGGTTCATCCCGGTGATCGCGCCGGTGGCGGCCGATGCCGACGGCGTCACCTACAACATCAACGCCGACGTGGTGGCCGGCAAGGTGGCGGAGGCGCTGCGCGCGGAGAAGCTCATCCTGCTCACCGACGTCGAGGGCGTGAAGAGCCGCGACGGCGCGCTCATCGACACACTCCCCGCCGACGCGGCGGGCGACATGATCCGCGACGGCACGATCGCCGGCGGGATGATCCCCAAGGTCGAGTGCTGCCTCGAGGCGATCCGCGGCGGCGTGAAGCAGGCCCACGTGATCGACGGCCGCGTGCGGCACGCGGTGCTGCTCGAGGTGCTCACCTCGCGCGGCGTCGGCACGGAGATCCTGCCCCGCACGGCGCGGCGGAGCCGGGGCCGGGCCGCCAGCGCGTGA